DNA sequence from the Lycium barbarum isolate Lr01 chromosome 5, ASM1917538v2, whole genome shotgun sequence genome:
AAGAGAGTATTGATCACATCATCAATCATTTTCATCTTGCGAGTTGCAGGCTGCAGCCGCTGCATCCTTTTCTATGAGAATGATAGATTTTGTGTTAATCATTTTATATTTGGGTAACTTATACAAATAACTACATTTTAGGAGCTCTTAATGAATAGTAACTACCTTTTACTTATTTACGGTTTGGAGCTACATTTAGGCAATTCGCGTGTTGAGTGTATTTGAATCCACTGTTCACTTGTATCCAATCTTATATGATTTCacatgtatttgactgtatttgaATACATGGAACCTTAATTTCTGTGAATACATGTGTATTCAAAATGATTGTATTCCATTGCATTTAAATACACGACGAAGCTGTGTATTTTAGtgcatttatatatttatatatcctTTTGTTTTgattgtatttgaatgtattcgagGTCCGATCAGCAAGGCACTGTATTTGATTGTATTTATACTCAGAAATCCTTTTAATtaatgaaaaataattattttgaatgtattcaactgtatttgaatgtatttacactaaaaaaaaattatattcgactgtatttgaatgtatttacaCTCAAATAAATGAATAATGCATTCAAAtccttttaaaaatatattgtatttagtcaataaaaaaaaattagatacaCTGTATTCATACAGATCTGCAACAACTCCACCGGAGATTATACAAATGCGACCTTGTTGAATAATATAtacattaagaaaatgaagaatGCACACTTAAAGGATACATTGtatttcatgcattatatataaaTACACTGAAAATTCATGATTTGGTATATAAAGGATACATTGTATTAAATTCGATAATGGATTGATCGCAACTTCGTAATTTCAGATATGGATCTGACGCTGGGTGGCGACGGTGTTTAAGGGTGATTCGCGGTGAAGGGGGTAGTAGTTTGGTAGGGGGTGGTGATGGGCCTAATTCGACGGTGGTGATTTGCGGAGATGACGGAGTGTGGTGATGTGTAGAGATGAGagaaaggaagagagagagaggcggCTGTTTGGTTAGGCTCCGGTAGACCTCCTCCGGAGAAGATGACCGGCGACGATTTCTCTGCTGCTACTACTCGCTTTTTCTCCTTCTGTTTTTGCTGTCTCCGTTTGTCTCTCTGTTCTATGACGGTGAAGAACCAGAAGGAGGAGGGAGATGGAGTGGTTGATAGCGGCAACGGAGTTAGACAGTGGCTGGTCGAGAGAGAAGAGAGGGGAAAAAAAGAGAGAgttgagggagaagagagagagggttgAGGGAAAAGAATGGTACAGTGGAATAACTCTATGTATTTGATATAACTATGATGGGTAAATAGAAAATTCATTATAGCTATgagaaataattaaattaaaaggtagttattaccCATAAATAACTCTTAGAGTTAACTATGACAGGTgaattttcctttatatttgGTCATTGCGGTTTGGGTATTTACTATGTTCGACATACTTTCCGTATTGTTGGGAGGAAACGATCTCCTTATGACTAGTTATAATTTGAATAGAAAAATTACTTCTACAAATATCTCGTGTTTTGTTTACCGATTTCCTAAAAGAACAATTGTAATGAGCCATAAAACCAATCTTCCCTCTAGTTGGAAGCTTTGGCCGCTTTAGTCAAACGTTCAAAATAAAGACATTTTTACAATTTGAGTCATTTGCACAAGAAAACCAGAAGTAGCAGTGCTTCATTGACGAGGAAGGCAGATCCACTCATCCTCCTTTAGTTTTTTTCAGCCGCTTAATTGGAACTGACAAGCTTAGGCTTCCACAATTTCCATACCAGTAACTTGTTTTCTCTAGGAATGTGTTCCACCAACCTTCTGCTTGCATTTAGACACCTTACTCTGAACTTCTCATCCTCGATGTTATGGGCTGAACTTTCCTCTATAGGGATCGCTGGACTTTTTGCTTCAGTTGCCTCCACGACCCGATTCACCATCTCCAAGACCTCACTCATTTTAGGACGATTTCTCGGGTGTTTAGCTAGACACCTATTAGCTATGGCAGCTAACTTCTGAGCAGATTTAAGGGAATAGTTCCCATCTAGTCGAGGATCCAAAATTAGTTCAAACTTCTTCAGGTCTGAAAGATGCGGTCTCACCCATTCCAGAAGTTTCTGCTCGTTTTTTGGTTTATTTCTGTCCAAGGGACGCCTGCCAGTAATGAGTTCATATAGAAACACTCCATAGCTCCATACATCACTCTTGGATGTTAGGCGCCCAGTCTGTATATATTCTGGAGCAGCATATCCGACAGTTCCCACCACCTAATGAAATCAAGCACATTCATCACCAAGTTATTTGATTAATTATGTTTTACAAAATAGGATATTTCACATAGTGATGGCGCTTTAAAAACAAAATCCAACATCTTTGACATATTTTGAGATATTCCATGTCCTAAATTAAATTACTTTAAATATAATTAGTTTAAGCAACTAAAGTTTGATTGTTTAATACTAGTATTTTCATAGTGCTTTACAAGTAGCAATAAATACTTTCTAATTTTGATATACTGAGGTAGAAATATCACTCTAAATATTTGTGAGATAGACCATCAAACATGTGGCTTCAAGCGGGGCGGAGGGTGTGGAACAGTAGTACACTGTCAAACGCATAAATGTGTACTATCTTAACTCATCTAAGTACTTTGAACACATGTAAAGATGATTAATTAAATGGAGCTCTTACCGCTGTTGAGACATAGCTTAATCCGTCAGAAGGGCCTAATCTGGCCAAGCCAAAATCGGAAAGCTTTGCATTCCATTTCTCATCCAAGAGAATGTTAGATGATTTGAAATCTCTAAAGATAATCTGCACCAAACAACATGCATATAAAAATGAAGATAAGACGAATGTATCATTTTGAGGTGGAAAAGTGTAAAGAGGGAAAAGTGAATCACCTGAAACTCCATTCCCTCGTGAAGGTAAGCCAAGCCTCGAGCAGCATCACGGGTGATATTTAATCTTGTTTCCCACGGCAAAGGTGAAATAAAACGACTCATTAAATGATCCTGCACACTTCTGTTGGGCAAGAACTCATATACCAACAGACGCTGTATTCCTCTCTCGTCATCCTGTGCACAATAGCCCATGAGTTTTACAAGATTTGGATGCTCAACGACACCCAGGACGTTCACTTCAGTCACCCATTCCTTATGCCCCTAAATCACAAGCCAAACTCAATTTCATAAAAACCATCTAATTGACTTCAAAATCATATAATATTTTGCAATGATCAAGTGATTATTGTTTTATCACTAAAAATGAAACTAGCCTGTAATCCTCTCTGGCTGAGTTGTTTAACAGCGATATCAGTCCTGTCCCTTAAAACGCCCCTGTATACACCTCCAAAACCGCCTTCTCCAATCATGAGGGATCGGCTAAAATTCTTGGTGGCGGTCTTCAACTCTTCAACTGTGAAGACTCTAAGGTTGCAGGGCTTTTTATGTGACAAGCATGAAAACGATATGGACTCCATGCTAATGTCTGATGACACAGAAGTAGTGGATCCTTTCAGCTCAGCATCTGTTGAAACAGAGGCACAAGACTGCCCTGATGTGGACTTTGTAGTCTTGTTCTCATCGTCATTCTTTGAGAACTGGAAACACTTCATAGCCCTTCAACAATACGAACCTGCATACATATGTCACTACCCaaccaaagaatatatatatcaTATGCAATTCTTTCTTTGCAAAAATTCAAATCGACTAGCATCCTCagaaatgagtaattaattagCTTTTGAAGTTCCCTAAAAAAAAACTACTTTACTTCATTATCATTGTGCTGATTAGCTTCAAAGACACTAAAAGTTTGTTCCTTCTTTTAGTTAGCCTTGGAAACCAAATAACACCAATACAGATTGAATACGGAGTGCTATATAGAAGAAAATATCTCTCAATTTTCAAGTACCAACACCTTCGAAAATTTCACTAGCCTGGAAATCATAAAAGACACGGAGtgcagatttttttttattttttttaaaaaaaaaaataatatagagGAAGCTACATGAATTTTCCATATCCCATAAACCCAATAAAGAAAGCTTTAATTCAAAGAACAGGGTAGCAGGGTAGAAATATCACATTTTAAATATACTAACCATAATTTAATGGATTAAAAAGGGAAACATAAAGGAGAAACAAAGAATTAGAAGAAAAAAGGTAGAGTAGCAATTTCGACGATCACCTTTGAAATAGTTGAtgatcaagaaaaatatgaaaaagaaaatagaagaagaggTATATTTACCTTCAGGGACAATGGAGAATGATTAGGCTAACAATGAGAGTTGAGCTAAACTTCAGAAAAGGCttaatgatgaactaattttaaaGAAGAACTTTTCTTAAGGAAATCAAGAATACAAGCGGCAACGAGCATCCCATGATCTAAGGAAGTCAATGCTTGGCAGCTGGATTTCAGCTCACCgaataaaagagaaagaaagaattaaataaaatgaaaataaaaaataaaaaagagaatgaTTCGGGTGCTTTGAGAATCAGaggatattttttttattttatttttatttttatattagaaGTGAGAGTTGAAGAGGACGAACATGGCTACAATTTGTTGTACAAATAGTATCCAGAATTGTACTGTCAAATGTGGGACC
Encoded proteins:
- the LOC132641670 gene encoding serine/threonine-protein kinase PCRK1-like, which gives rise to MKCFQFSKNDDENKTTKSTSGQSCASVSTDAELKGSTTSVSSDISMESISFSCLSHKKPCNLRVFTVEELKTATKNFSRSLMIGEGGFGGVYRGVLRDRTDIAVKQLSQRGLQGHKEWVTEVNVLGVVEHPNLVKLMGYCAQDDERGIQRLLVYEFLPNRSVQDHLMSRFISPLPWETRLNITRDAARGLAYLHEGMEFQIIFRDFKSSNILLDEKWNAKLSDFGLARLGPSDGLSYVSTAVVGTVGYAAPEYIQTGRLTSKSDVWSYGVFLYELITGRRPLDRNKPKNEQKLLEWVRPHLSDLKKFELILDPRLDGNYSLKSAQKLAAIANRCLAKHPRNRPKMSEVLEMVNRVVEATEAKSPAIPIEESSAHNIEDEKFRVRCLNASRRLVEHIPRENKLLVWKLWKPKLVSSN